From the Tachyglossus aculeatus isolate mTacAcu1 chromosome 21, mTacAcu1.pri, whole genome shotgun sequence genome, one window contains:
- the TMEM219 gene encoding insulin-like growth factor-binding protein 3 receptor produces the protein MGSWQAGKNLRYCLAHRPPLVCAALSLLLLGAAGLGLGTFVHFHGAGLRDPDVPQDWISFLRSLGQLSLCPGNGSAAGRPPLPPGTHSVRLLTRLSLGGGPKGNKTRRLQAAIWGHQLGLTGLSAGEVVLLTAQVPMEGTAGTCLVFTAARSVLPPSQPPQSCREEGDGDAVNVFADENPSPGEECYRVWGRGDVIVTKLLTSEELALCGSRLLYSGCFLLFVCGLLCCCAAVGTHPHWETPLPWNQI, from the exons ATGGGCAGCTGGCAGGCGGGAAAGAACCTGCGATATTGCTTGGCACACCGCCCGCCCTTGGTCTGCGCCGCTCTTTCACTGCTGCTGCTAGGGGCCGCGGGCCTGGGCCTCGGGACCTTTGTTCATTTTCACGGGGCCGGGCTCCGCGACCCTGACGTACCCCAG GACTGGATCTCCTTTCTGAGGTCCCTGGGACAGCTGAGCCTCTGCCCCGGGAATGGGTCGGCCGCGGGAAGGCCGCCGCTTCCTCCGGGAACTCATTCCGTGCGCCTGCTGACCCGGCTGAGCCTCGGAGGGGGCCCCAAAGGGAACAAGACCCGGAGGCTGCAGGCCGCCATCTGGGGCCACCAGCTGGGCCTAACTG GCCTTTCTGCCGGAGAAGTGGTGTTGCTCACAGCCCAGGTGCCGATGGAGGGGACCGCGGGGACTTGCCTGGTCTTCACCGCAGCCCGAAGCGTCCTCCCGCCGAGCCAGCCGCCTCAGTCCTGCCGGGAGGAAGGAGACGGGGACGCCGTGAATGTGTTCGCCGACGAGAACCCCAGCCCGGGAGAGGAGTGTTATCGGGTCTGGGGCCGGGGAGATGTCATCGTCACCAAATTACTTACCTCA GAGGAGCTGGCGCTATGTGGTTCGCGTCTACTCTACTCCGGCTGTTTCCTCCTCTTCGTCTGCGGCCTCCTCTGCTGCTGTGCGGCCGTCGGTACCCATCCCCACTGGGAGACCCCCCTGCCCTGGAACCAAATCTAG